The region TGTTATGCTGTTATAGACATGGACTAACCGCCGGAAATCCTTTGTTAAACCTTCCATCAAGGATTATTATAGCTTTGCTGTTCTTCTGAGCACCGTTCTGAAGTTGCTGTGGCACAAGGGCTATCAGTAGAGTTGTATGCACCAAGATTATATTGAGCAACTtgcaaaatattgaaaatgtaaatgtcttCTTTTGGGCCTCAAACATGTCACCGGGAAGAGATCCTAAAATCTTCTAAATTGTACATAAATGATTAGTCACTGTATCCAATTCTGTATCCCAGTTTTTGCTGTCTGAAAAAAATtgagaaatgtattatttttattttcctttgctTTGCTTTCATTTCACTGGTTTTCTGCACTGGTGAAATCCAATTGAATTGATTTAAGGTGAACCGTTATAGCTGTGTGTGCCATGCTCAGACGTCCATGAGAAAATCGCTTATGCCTTTAAAAGCAAGGGGTTGGATCAGTTAACCAGAAACCAGACTGTACCAGTTTTCTTACCTCCTGTTTTATAGTCTGAGCCCATACTATTCACCTTGTCTATTACCTTGCATAACCTACCTTGCAAAGTACTTGATCATATTTATTTTCCAAAGACTTAATAGGTATTCTAACAGTTTGGAGGCATAATTAAAAGCTTGGGAATGCCAGCAGAGCCAGGGAACCCAAGTTATTGGTTCAGTAATGAAACTCCTGATATCCGAATCATGATAGCGGAAAAAAATATCTGGTTAACccgaatgtgtgtatgtgtgagtgtgcgtgtgtaagAGGTTACTGTATAAAAGGACAGGttacacatttttcaaaaataaaacaaacaaacaaataaacacagaatgtGGTTTGTTTTTGGCATAAAATGTTTGTCTTTGCATAAAACAAAATGATATAGTAATTGATACTTTCTAACTTGAATATGTCAAATCTTCTGTTGTGGTGATCATGCTAGACCCAGTGCCTTACACTGACACCAGAATAGGAAGTTGCATTGGTCATCTTGACTATAAAACAAAGCATATTCCTTCCTACATATTGCTCAATTGTCACCTTTCAGCAGCATGCACGATTTCAGAGATTTGGACATTGTGTTGTCTGAGAAAAATCTACACATACTCTCACTGCTCCTGCAGAGCTTTGACTCCTTCAGTATGtataattgtgaataaaatagGTAACTTATGATTGGATTTAGTTTTGCTTTGGAGGTTTTGTTACTTTTTTCTTGTATTCTTGCTGTTTACTACTAATAGTGTTGTCACTTCAGCATTTTTTAATGCTTTTGATTGTGTAATATTATATTACCATTACCTAAAAGCTACTAATGTTGCAAAATATTAACATGTGCACCTGGTATGAGCTGAAAGCACAAATGATGACACCTCGAGTTGATTGTTACATGGGGCTTTTTATTTACTCAATTTGTACAACCAAAAAATGCTTAGGTGAAAACTGCATAGATTGAGTTTCCCCAACTACGCGGCGATTTGATCCCAGGATGTTACAGATAGAACGGGAAAGATGGAAAAGAGGACAGTAAAAAGGAgggcaagaaaaatgttttaggCAACAGGGAAAAGATAAAGGTTAAAAAGGACAGGAAGAGAGGGAGCAGGGAGGAGAGTCTCTTGGAAAAGTCAGGCAAGTGCATGTCTCCTGCTTGATGGTAAGGTTTCTCATaagaacaaatacaaaaaaaagaagcacTACTTCCACTTTACTTCTGGGCAGGGATCATGTCATCAATAGACTCGCCCTTCTCCAGCTTCTTCTCCATCTCAACCATGAGCTTGACACCATCAACCACAAGCTGCACCTGCTGAACTTCAGAGGAACCCAGACGGTCAGCATTGGAGATGTCGAATACGCCACCGACAGAGGCAGTGTCCACACCACCTGCATGGGACAAGTGAAAAATGGAAGGTCAAGCAGGTCCAAGGATTCCACTGAGGACTTCTGGTCTAAATGAAGTTGAAAACATgttgattttaaaagaaatgctTGTTTTAAATGTACCTGTGCCACGCTTCTGCAGGCGGAGTCTGTTCAGGATTTCCTCAAACTTTGCATGTGTGCTGAGCTTGGGCAGCTTGACGTGCACACCACCACGAAGACCAGTACCCAGGTTAGATGGGCAGGTGAGGATGAAACCAAGATGCTCGTTCCACATGAATCCGTGGTTGTGCTTCTTGAAGATCTCCTCAATCTGTGGGAAGGACAGCAATTTGAGGAATATATTTTCATAGGATAAAATATACTTGTTACCTAAAGCCACACACAAATGAGAGATAGATCtccattttacattttaggacATAGGAGTCCATTCAATCAAGTGACTTACAAGAAGTATGCAAAAGTGGTATTAGGAGACTGGCTGCCCAGACAGCATGAAACTGCCACATGGAGGGCAACTTTGTAAGTTACTACACTATGCTACCATGACAACAAATggatttttattgtgaaacGCAGGCACTCCTAAACCTTTTGATCTTACCTTCTGCAGACCAACGCAGAACCTCCTGAAGACCTCCTTCATGTTGCCACCCAACTGCATGGAGATGACACGCAGATGGTCCTCCTCGTTTACCCAGACCAAGAAGGTCTTGTTGTCGTTGTGCCAGATTCCTCTTGCATCGGGCCAGTCACGGGCCATACCAGCAGCCAACAGAAGGGGGGAGACAGGCTTGTCAAACAGGAAGTGGTCAGCGATCAGCTGCTCCTGCTCCTTGTCAGTCATGTCCTTCAGGGGGTAGTACTTGCCCTTGAACTCACCGTCCAGGCTGGTCAGAGCTGTAAGAGTGGAGACAAACAAAGAACATTGAACGTTTGGTTCAAATACTAATTGGTGGAAATAtccttaatttatttttgaatacGTGACTGCTATGGAGGTAGTATACAAGTTACATAGGAGATTTGGTTTAATAACCAAGACTCACCCTCAATGGACAGCTTCTCCACAGCTCTGCGCTCGCCACGGCTGTTATGGGGGGGCAAGGTAAATCCCTTGATGCTGCGGCCAGTACGCACACGGCTGCTCAGAACGTAGTTGGGGTCAAGATCATCACCACCCTGGACAAGGAAATAGGGTGTTTGTTATgaataagagttactcttatTTTGCTGTGTTGATGcaaagttgttgttgttttttttcctcttctcttcccccctccccccatacCTTGAGGTTCTCCCAGTTCAGATCAGTGACGTGCTTGTCTGTGGGCTTGTAGCCACCGTGACGGTCAGAGATGACAGGGTCAAGGAGATCCTTGAAAACCTCATAGGACTCTTCATCACCAGCAACACAGCCCACAGTCATGATGAAGGGGTGACCTAttaacagagagaggagagtgtggttgTGCACAAGGTGATAGCATATGCATCATTgctttcttgttgtttttttttctttttcccttctTACCAGGGTTGTCCACACCAGTCTGGATGATATCATCCAGAGTGAAGCCACTAGGGGTAGACTTGCTCCTCAGCTTGTTGTAGATGTCCTTGGTCATTGCCTTGGCCATGTGGTTGTTGTGCAGGGAGAGGTCAGGGTACTCCTCCTCCAAAGAGAACTTCATTTTGTAGTCGTTGTGGCAGTTCTTAGTCATGATTGCACTTTTTAGATGACCTGTTAAAAACAAGAAGTATTGTAAGTAATGGAAAAAGGGACTGTGTTTCATCTGTAACACAggaaattaattaaatctcatcAGATTTTTGAGAAAAGACCCTATTATTTTATGCCCAACAGAATGCTAACAGCAGTTCTTGGCTATTCCTAGCAGTCACAGGTGACATATTTTGTGTTCTGTATACCCCATCCTCAAAGTGACTAGTTTAACATAGTAACAGTCTAACTGTATCCACCGCTTCACATTTCTGTATAAAGAGGTGGGGCTTTGGCTTGCAGACTTGGATGTATCGGACTTCACAAGATATTTTTAGTATGCCTGTCAAACCCTTACTCTAGATAGTGCCTGCACATCTCTTATTTCCATGGGGGTGGTGTATGTGCATGTCCACACCAAAGTTAGACTTTTTTATGTGAGCAGGAGAGATTCTCTTACCTGAACTCCTAATGGTAATTGCAAAATGTTACCAAAAATTTATACCAAATGTTATTACTGTTAACTGAGAACACAGAATTAAAACTCCGTACAACAACATCAGTAATTATCTATTGATCACACTGTTTGCTTTTGCTTCAACACATATTAAATTTCAAAAAGGCATCCTCTCTTTCAAGCAATTTTAAACCAAGCTCTAAATTAGTCATACACTCATGCCCTTTTGCCACAACGGCTGACCTTGCACAACAGGTGTCTCCCAAACAGCTAATTCCAGCCCCAGACAAAAAGACAAGGACATGCAGTTCTCAGACGTCTTGGTGTAGAATTTAGTATAGTTAATCTAGACCACTTCAATGGCCCTAAATCCTTGCACAAGTACATCTATTATTCACTGGGTAGCAACATGGACTAACAGGCTACCACCTACAGCAGAACACATTGGAAGAAATTTGAAAATTCCAACCAGAACTTCAAAAATCTCCTAAAAAAGTGCATCTGGGGCCTCCATATTACTGTTGAAACCGTAGGCATTTAATCCAGGAAGTGGTTTATTACCTTCAAAGCAACAGCATTCAAAAAGGTcaaattatttctttaattttgatCTTTTCATATTTTACCACAAACATTCCCTACCCCCCACCTGTTTTAAACTGTTCAGTCACTGTTGTGATTACCTGCACGAGAGAAAGAGGTAACAGTCCTTGGGATCAGATCCTGTTCACCAAAGCCAATGAAGGGGTTGCCCAACTTTGAAAGATGTCAGACCTTGGTTTATATACTCAGATGCTTAATGCCCATTGGCTACTCTGTGACTGCATGCTCTCAACCTATTGGAGACTGCTGCTCCCTGATAGCAGGTTTAGGTTCTAAAAGGAAAGAACCTCACATCACCCGAGACGGGGTGACAGCTGTCCCCACCCCTTAGAAGTGGACAGTCCCCTTCTGTTCACTGGTCAAGAGACTTGTGTGGTATAAAAGTTGGGGGAAAATTATCCAGTTCACAACCTCCAGTCTAACAGGTAGTGGAAGTCTTTGGGCATTAGGTATCCAATAAATATTCCGGTagataataatttaaaaatgagttAGTAACTAAAAGCCCATGTCAGGGACCTtttttatactgtatatatCTTAAGAGGGGTGAATTCATGTGCATCTGACTTTCCTTTATCCTTAtatagtaatgaaaaaaaagcagTTACACTGTGTACAAATGAATATTGAATATGAAGTATTTATTGAATAATACAAACTAATAGCTCTGCAGTCTCAAATATTCGCAACAGAATGGGTTGTACTGAAGAGCTCAGTAAATTTAAACTCTACTCTCATTTGCTCCCACAATTTGTCAATAAAACCCCTCCATTCAGTGGAAGAATTACATGGAAATGGAAGAATTTAGGTGCAGAAACTGCTCAGCCATGAATCAAAAGACTATAGAGGGCTGTGGTAGTGTGTATGTAGTGATTAAACACTTTCAGTAATCTGTTGAATTACTCATTTCAAAGTTTTACTGCCTCTGAAAACATCATCAGCACATCTTCAGCATGGGAGcttcatgaaatttacattgCCAAGCAGCAGCACACAAGCTAAAGATCACTATGCGCAAAACCAATCGTCTGCTGGTGTGGTGTAAAGCATGCCACTGCTGGACTCCTGGAGCAACGGTACTATTCATTAATtacttcattcatcttctgtgatggcttcatcctggtcagggtcacggttggtcTGGAACATTCCctgaatcacagggcacaaggcaggaaaacgTCCTAGACCAGGCTTAttggtaaaataaataattcaacaCTACAAGAATAGTACATTACTGTTTACATGTAATGATGATAATcattttcctccaggtgctctggtttcctcccatgatccaaaagcacatgttggtaggtggattggttactcaaaagtgtccgcagctgtgaatgtgtgagtgtgtgtgttgccctgcgatggactggcacccccttcagggtgtgttcctgctttgcgcccagtgattccaggtaggttctggacccaccacgaccctgaactggataagtgcttacagataatgaatgaatgaactaaaaatTATGGTTCTGCAAGGAGCCTTTAGTAAAGAAAttggttctataaagaaccctgaacacttgttACCAATGGAGGATaaatttttggtgccatatagaacagttttctaaaaggtgctgtatagaaccatatatagcacattctccaacAATCTGAAGAACTTTCATGAGGCAAAGAactctttaatcatgcaaaaggttgttcaagtgttcagggttttatatata is a window of Hoplias malabaricus isolate fHopMal1 chromosome 1, fHopMal1.hap1, whole genome shotgun sequence DNA encoding:
- the ckmb gene encoding creatine kinase, muscle b produces the protein MTKNCHNDYKMKFSLEEEYPDLSLHNNHMAKAMTKDIYNKLRSKSTPSGFTLDDIIQTGVDNPGHPFIMTVGCVAGDEESYEVFKDLLDPVISDRHGGYKPTDKHVTDLNWENLKGGDDLDPNYVLSSRVRTGRSIKGFTLPPHNSRGERRAVEKLSIEALTSLDGEFKGKYYPLKDMTDKEQEQLIADHFLFDKPVSPLLLAAGMARDWPDARGIWHNDNKTFLVWVNEEDHLRVISMQLGGNMKEVFRRFCVGLQKIEEIFKKHNHGFMWNEHLGFILTCPSNLGTGLRGGVHVKLPKLSTHAKFEEILNRLRLQKRGTGGVDTASVGGVFDISNADRLGSSEVQQVQLVVDGVKLMVEMEKKLEKGESIDDMIPAQK